A window of the Helianthus annuus cultivar XRQ/B chromosome 4, HanXRQr2.0-SUNRISE, whole genome shotgun sequence genome harbors these coding sequences:
- the LOC110937005 gene encoding protein LIFEGUARD 2: MWNRTFSKDDLESGTTEPLYPTMMESPDLRWSFIRKIYSIVAIQLLLTVVVGAIVVSYHPIVTYLTTTRGGFALYILIIITPFITLCPLSCYYQRHPVNYVLLAVFTVSLAFAVGLTCAFTSGKVILEAVILTAAVVVSLTLFTFWAARQGYDFNFLGPFLFGALIVLIVFSFIQIFFPLGKISVMIYAGLSAIVFCGYIVYDTDNLIKRYTYDEYIWAAVALYLDIINLFLSLLNILRVLDR; this comes from the exons ATGTGGAACCGAACCTTCTCGAAGGATGACTTGGAGTCAGGAACAACCGAACCACTATACCCAACCATGATGGAGTCACCTGATCTCCGGTGGTCATTCATCCGCAAGATTTACTCAATCGTCGCTATACAGTTACTCCTCACCGTCGTTGTCGGTGCTATTGTCGTCTCGTATCATCCGATTGTCACTTACTTAACAACTACTCGTGGCGGATTCGCTCTTTATATTCTTATTATCATTACTCCCTTCATCA CGCTTTGTCCATTGTCGTGTTATTATCAGCGGCATCCGGTTAATTATGTGTTGCTTGCGGTTTTTACTGTTTCTCTGGCTTTTGCTGTTGGGTTGACTTGTGCCTTTACTAGTG GGAAGGTCATATTGGAAGCTGTTATACTAACAGCAGCGGTGGTTGTGAGTCTCACTTTGTTCACATTTTGGGCTGCAAGACAAGGTTACGACTTCAATTTCTTGGGTCCTTTCTTGTTCGGTGCTCTCATAGTGCTCATCGTCTTCTCCTTCATTCAG ATATTTTTTCCATTGGGAAAGATTTCAGTGATGATATATGCTGGTCTTTCTGCTATAGTCTTCTGTGGCTACATTGTGTACGACACTGATAATCTGATCAAGCGATACACATATGACGAGTACATTTGGGCTGCTGTGGCGCTATATCTCGATATCATTAATCTTTTCCTTTCATTGCTTAACATATTGAGAGTCCTCGACAGATAG